A genomic window from Motacilla alba alba isolate MOTALB_02 chromosome 2, Motacilla_alba_V1.0_pri, whole genome shotgun sequence includes:
- the PLAG1 gene encoding zinc finger protein PLAG1 isoform X1 — MATVIPGDLSEVRDTQKVPSGKRKRGETKPRKNFPCQLCDKAFNSVEKLKVHSYSHTGERPYKCTQQDCTKAFVSKYKLLRHMATHSPEKTHKCNYCEKMFHRKDHLKNHLHTHNPNKEAFKCEECGKNYNTKLGFKRHLALHAATSGDLTCKVCLQTFESTGVLLEHLKTHAGKSSGGVKEKKHQCEHCDRRFYTRKDVRRHMVVHTGRKDFLCQYCAQRFGRKDHLTRHMKKSHNQELLKVKTEPMDLLDPFTCNVSVPIKDELLPVMSLPSSELTSKPFTNTLQLNLYNTQIQSMQSSASAHQMVATSLPLGMPCPIDMESVHPSHQLSLKYPLGTTSYSISMPEKEQPLKGEIESYLMELQSGMPSSSQDSQASSSKLGLDPQVGPLDDGSGEVSLSKGSVPISEPLNAPSLDFSQLFNFIPVNGPPYNPSVSVGNLGMSYTQEEAHSSMTQLPPQTQDPQDPSNSIGLGSLHSLSAAFTSSLSTTTTLPRFHQAFQ, encoded by the exons ATGGCCACTGTCATTCCTGGTGATTTGTCAGAAGTAAGAGATACCCAGAAAGTCCCTTCAGGGAAACGTAAGCGTGGTGaaaccaaaccaagaaaaaactTTCCTTGCCAACTGTGTGACAAGGCCTTTAACAGTGTTGAGAAATTAAAGGTTCACTCATACTCTCACACAGGAGAGAGGCCCTACAAGTGCACACAACAAGACTGCACCAAGGCCTTTGTTTCTAAGTACAAATTACTAAG GCATATGGCTACTCATTCTCCTGAGAAAACCCACAAGTGTAATTATTGTGAGAAAATGTTTCACCGAAAAGATCACCTAAAGAATCACCTACATACACACAATCCCAACAAAGAGGCCTTTAAGTGTGAAGAATGTGGAAAGAACTACAATACCAAGCTTGGGTTCAAACGTCACCTGGCTTTGCATGCTGCAACAAGTGGTGACCTCACCTGTAAGGTATGTTTGCAGACTTTTGAAAGCACAggagtgctgctggagcacctAAAAACTCACGCAGGCAAGTCATCGGGTGgagtgaaggagaaaaagcacCAGTGTGAACACTGTGATCGTCGGTTCTACACCCGAAAGGATGTCCGCAGACACATGGTAGTGCACACTGGAAGAAAGGACTTCCTCTGTCAGTACTGTGCACAGAGATTTGGGCGGAAGGATCACCTCACGCGCCACATGAAGAAAAGTCACAACCAAGAACTTCTGAAGGTCAAAACAGAGCCAATGGACCTTCTAGATCCCTTTACCTGCAATGTTTCTGTGCCTATTAAGGATGAGCTGCTTCCAGTGATGTCTTTACCTTCCAGTGAACTGACATCAAAGCCATTTACAAACACTTTGCAATTAAATCTCTACAACACTCAGATTCAGTCCATGCAGAGTTCTGCATCTGCACACCAAATGGTTGCCACATCGTTACCATTGGGAATGCCTTGTCCAATAGATATGGAGTCTGTCCACCCTTCTCACCAGCTATCATTGAAATACCCACTCGGTACTACCTCATACTCAATTTCTATGCCTGAAAAAGAACAGCCATTGAAAGGGGAAATTGAAAGTTACCTAATGGAGTTGCAAAGTGGTATGCCTTCTTCATCCCAGGATTCTCAAGCATCTTCATCAAAACTAGGGCTGGATCCACAAGTAGGGCCACTAGATGATGGGTCTGGGGAAGTTTCCCTTTCCAAGGGCTCCGTTCCTATTAGTGAACCTCTAAATGCCCCATCATTGGACTTTTCTCAGCTGTTCAACTTCATACCTGTAAATGGCCCTCCCTATAATCCTTCTGTTTCAGTGGGAAACCTCGGGATGAGTTATACGCAAGAGGAGGCACATTCTTCTATGACTCAACTCCCACCACAAACCCAGGATCCACAAGATCCTAGCAATAGTATAGGTCTTGGGTCTCTGCACTCATTGTCAGCAGCTTTCACAAGCAGTCTAAGCACAACCACCACCCTACCACGATTTCATCAAGCTTTCCAATAG
- the PLAG1 gene encoding zinc finger protein PLAG1 isoform X2 — MATHSPEKTHKCNYCEKMFHRKDHLKNHLHTHNPNKEAFKCEECGKNYNTKLGFKRHLALHAATSGDLTCKVCLQTFESTGVLLEHLKTHAGKSSGGVKEKKHQCEHCDRRFYTRKDVRRHMVVHTGRKDFLCQYCAQRFGRKDHLTRHMKKSHNQELLKVKTEPMDLLDPFTCNVSVPIKDELLPVMSLPSSELTSKPFTNTLQLNLYNTQIQSMQSSASAHQMVATSLPLGMPCPIDMESVHPSHQLSLKYPLGTTSYSISMPEKEQPLKGEIESYLMELQSGMPSSSQDSQASSSKLGLDPQVGPLDDGSGEVSLSKGSVPISEPLNAPSLDFSQLFNFIPVNGPPYNPSVSVGNLGMSYTQEEAHSSMTQLPPQTQDPQDPSNSIGLGSLHSLSAAFTSSLSTTTTLPRFHQAFQ; from the coding sequence ATGGCTACTCATTCTCCTGAGAAAACCCACAAGTGTAATTATTGTGAGAAAATGTTTCACCGAAAAGATCACCTAAAGAATCACCTACATACACACAATCCCAACAAAGAGGCCTTTAAGTGTGAAGAATGTGGAAAGAACTACAATACCAAGCTTGGGTTCAAACGTCACCTGGCTTTGCATGCTGCAACAAGTGGTGACCTCACCTGTAAGGTATGTTTGCAGACTTTTGAAAGCACAggagtgctgctggagcacctAAAAACTCACGCAGGCAAGTCATCGGGTGgagtgaaggagaaaaagcacCAGTGTGAACACTGTGATCGTCGGTTCTACACCCGAAAGGATGTCCGCAGACACATGGTAGTGCACACTGGAAGAAAGGACTTCCTCTGTCAGTACTGTGCACAGAGATTTGGGCGGAAGGATCACCTCACGCGCCACATGAAGAAAAGTCACAACCAAGAACTTCTGAAGGTCAAAACAGAGCCAATGGACCTTCTAGATCCCTTTACCTGCAATGTTTCTGTGCCTATTAAGGATGAGCTGCTTCCAGTGATGTCTTTACCTTCCAGTGAACTGACATCAAAGCCATTTACAAACACTTTGCAATTAAATCTCTACAACACTCAGATTCAGTCCATGCAGAGTTCTGCATCTGCACACCAAATGGTTGCCACATCGTTACCATTGGGAATGCCTTGTCCAATAGATATGGAGTCTGTCCACCCTTCTCACCAGCTATCATTGAAATACCCACTCGGTACTACCTCATACTCAATTTCTATGCCTGAAAAAGAACAGCCATTGAAAGGGGAAATTGAAAGTTACCTAATGGAGTTGCAAAGTGGTATGCCTTCTTCATCCCAGGATTCTCAAGCATCTTCATCAAAACTAGGGCTGGATCCACAAGTAGGGCCACTAGATGATGGGTCTGGGGAAGTTTCCCTTTCCAAGGGCTCCGTTCCTATTAGTGAACCTCTAAATGCCCCATCATTGGACTTTTCTCAGCTGTTCAACTTCATACCTGTAAATGGCCCTCCCTATAATCCTTCTGTTTCAGTGGGAAACCTCGGGATGAGTTATACGCAAGAGGAGGCACATTCTTCTATGACTCAACTCCCACCACAAACCCAGGATCCACAAGATCCTAGCAATAGTATAGGTCTTGGGTCTCTGCACTCATTGTCAGCAGCTTTCACAAGCAGTCTAAGCACAACCACCACCCTACCACGATTTCATCAAGCTTTCCAATAG